One genomic region from uncultured Subdoligranulum sp. encodes:
- a CDS encoding PrgI family protein, translating to MAYVPVPKDLTKVKTKVAFNLTKRQLVCFGGGALIGVPLFFLLRGPVGNSVAAMCMMLVMLPFFMLAMYEKHGQPLEKIVGNIIKVAVIRPKERPYQTNNFYAVLERQEKLDKEVYDIVHGNQKLAAPAVRKRRKDRAAG from the coding sequence TTGGCTTATGTACCTGTACCCAAGGATCTTACGAAAGTCAAAACCAAGGTCGCGTTCAACTTAACCAAGAGGCAGCTTGTCTGCTTCGGCGGCGGTGCGCTGATCGGCGTACCGCTTTTCTTCCTGCTCCGGGGGCCTGTGGGAAACAGCGTGGCTGCCATGTGTATGATGCTGGTCATGCTGCCCTTCTTCATGCTGGCGATGTATGAAAAACACGGTCAGCCCCTGGAAAAGATCGTGGGCAATATCATCAAGGTGGCCGTCATCCGGCCCAAGGAGCGCCCGTATCAGACCAACAACTTCTATGCCGTTTTGGAACGGCAGGAAAAACTCGACAAGGAGGTGTATGACATTGTTCACGGTAATCAAAAGCTGGCTGCACCGGCTGTTCGGAAAAGACGAAAAGACCGCGCAGCCGGTTAA
- a CDS encoding VirB6/TrbL-like conjugal transfer protein, CD1112 family yields the protein MDFLLDALTDWLKEMLVGGIMSNLSGMFDSVNQQVADIATQVGQTPQGWNGSIFSMIQNLSNSIMVPIAGVILAIVMTLELIQMITDKNNLHDVDTWMIFKWVFKSAAAILIVSNTWNIVMGVFDAAQSVVAQAAGIIGSDASIDISSVMTDMESRLMDMDLGPLFGLWFQSLFIGITMWALYICIFIVIYGRMIEIYLVTSVAPIPMATMMGKEWGGMGQNYLRSLIALGFQAFLIIVCVAIYAVLVQSIATESDIIMAIWSCVGYTVLLCFTLFKTGSLAKSVFNAH from the coding sequence ATGGATTTCTTACTCGATGCCCTTACTGACTGGCTCAAGGAAATGTTGGTAGGCGGCATTATGAGCAACTTATCGGGGATGTTCGATAGCGTGAACCAGCAGGTCGCAGACATTGCGACACAGGTGGGCCAGACCCCTCAGGGCTGGAACGGGAGTATTTTCAGCATGATCCAAAATCTCTCCAACTCCATCATGGTGCCGATTGCTGGCGTGATCCTGGCTATCGTGATGACGCTGGAGCTGATTCAGATGATTACCGACAAGAACAACCTGCATGATGTGGACACCTGGATGATCTTCAAATGGGTGTTCAAATCTGCCGCTGCCATCCTCATCGTCTCAAACACCTGGAACATCGTGATGGGCGTGTTTGACGCAGCTCAAAGTGTGGTGGCGCAGGCGGCGGGCATCATCGGTTCCGACGCTTCCATCGACATCTCCTCTGTCATGACCGATATGGAGTCCCGGCTGATGGATATGGACCTGGGGCCGCTGTTCGGCCTGTGGTTCCAGTCGCTCTTTATCGGCATTACCATGTGGGCGCTTTACATTTGTATCTTTATCGTGATTTATGGCCGTATGATTGAGATTTACCTTGTGACCTCGGTGGCTCCCATCCCTATGGCCACCATGATGGGCAAGGAATGGGGCGGTATGGGCCAGAACTATCTGCGCTCGTTGATCGCCCTGGGCTTCCAGGCATTTCTCATCATCGTCTGTGTGGCGATCTACGCCGTGCTGGTGCAGAGTATTGCCACCGAATCCGACATCATTATGGCCATCTGGAGCTGCGTGGGCTATACGGTCCTGTTGTGCTTTACGCTCTTTAAGACCGGCAGCCTCGCAAAATCCGTTTTCAATGCACATTAA